The proteins below are encoded in one region of Ostrea edulis chromosome 3, xbOstEdul1.1, whole genome shotgun sequence:
- the LOC125676947 gene encoding zinc finger protein 93-like — protein MNEVGRWYSVSEDKDKHMMTHADEKPYKCDVCGEAFNRTGILQKHMRTHTGEKPYICDVCGKAFNRTEILKSHMRTHTGEKPYICEVCRKAFSQTGHLRRHMMIHTGEKPYKCEFCGKAFCHTGNLQRHMRTHTGEKPYNCEVCGKAYNDTGHLHTHMRTHTGEKPYKCDVCGKAFNRTEILKSHMRTHTGEKPYKCDFCGKAFSNRENFKQHVRTHTGEKRYKCEVCGKAFSQTGNLQRHMRTHTGEKPYKCEVCRKAFSDTGTLQRHMRTHTGEKPYICDICGKAFIDTGHLHAHMRTHTGEKPYKCDVCRMAFNQTGDLKRHMRTHTGEKPYKCDVCQMAFNQTGDLKRHTRTHTGEKPYKCDVYGKAFNQTQHLQKHMRTHTGEKPYKCDVCGKAFARTGSLQKHMMMHTGD, from the coding sequence ATGAATGAAGTAGGAAGATGGTACTCTGTCAGTGAGGACAAAGACAAACACATGATGACACATGCTGATGAGAAACCTTacaaatgtgatgtctgtggaGAGGCATTCAATAGAACAGGAATCTTACAGAAACACATGAGGACACATACTGGTGAGAAACCTTACAtatgtgatgtctgtgggaaGGCATTTAATAGGACAGAAATCTTAAAGAGTCACATGAGAACACATACTGGTGAGAAACCTTACATATGTGAAGTCTGTAGGAAGGCATTTAGTCAGACAGGACACTTACGGAGACACATGATGATACATACTGGTGAGAAACCTTACAAATGTGAATTCTGTGGAAAGGCATTTTGTCATACAGGAAACTTACAGAGACACATGAGGACACATACTGGTGAGAAACCTTACAATTGTGAAGTCTGTGGGAAGGCATACAATGACACAGGACACTTACATACACATATGAGGACACATACTGGTGAGAAACCTTacaaatgtgatgtctgtgggaaGGCATTTAATAGGACAGAAATCTTAAAGAGTCACATGAGGACACATACTGGTGAGAAACCTTACAAATGTGATTTCTGTGGGAAGGCGTTCAGCAACAGAGAAAACTTTAAGCAACACGTTAGGACACATACTGGTGAGAAACGTTACAAATGTGAAGTCTGTGGGAAGGCATTTAGTCAGACAGGAAACTTACAGAGACACATGAGGACACATACTGGTGAAAAACCTTACAAATGTGAAGTCTGTAGGAAGGCATTTAGTGATACAGGAACCTTACAGAGACACATGAGGACACATACTGGTGAGAAACCTTACATATGTGATATCTGTGGGAAGGCATTCATTGACACAGGGCACTTACATGCACATATGAGGACACATACTGGTGAGAAACCTTACAAATGTGATGTCTGTCGGATGGCATTCAATCAGACAGGAGACTTAAAGAGACACATGAGGACACATACTGGTGAGAAACCTTACAAATGTGATGTCTGTCAGATGGCATTCAATCAGACAGGAGATTTAAAGAGACACACGAGGACACATACTGGTGAGAAACCTTACAAATGTGATGTCTATGGGAAGGCGTTCAATCAGACACAACACTTACAGAAACATATGAGGACACATACTGGTGAGAAACCTTacaaatgtgatgtctgtgggaaGGCATTCGCTAGAACTGGAAGCTTACAGAAACACATGATGATGCATACTGGTGATTAA